CTAGTCCTACAGTTGCAGTTTGAGGCGCGCTCCTCGGGCCCGGTAGTGGCAGTGCATGGCCACGGCTTGGTGGTGGCGACGCCAGCGGCTCCACGCTAGGACATGCGCAATCGGAGCCGCCGCACGCCACAGAAGCGCTACGAGAAGCGCTCGCACTTCCTGGACGGAATAGCGAACGAAGGCCGTCAGTGAAGGCCGCGCCGGGCGAGAAACGCTCGCATGGGGTTTCTGCGCCTCGGCAGGCCGAGGGCTTTTGGGGGCGGGCCCTCCTGGAGTTGCTGATTGGCCACGACACCGACACGTGCGGCAGCCAGAAAGACGTGGGCGACCAGGCACAACGTCATGTGCCGGTGCCAGGCCGTCCAGGTGCGCACCTCGTAGTCGGCGAGGCCCACCTCGTTCTTGGCGGATTCGAAGTCCTCCTCCACGGCCCACCTGCTGCCCGCCGCGCGCACCATCGACTCCAGCGAGGCATTGCGCCGGGCATGGGCGACGTAGAAGGCCACCTTGCCATCCGCGAGGCCTCTGCGAAATAGCAGCCACCGCGACAGGCCCAGGTGCCGGTTGAGACGCATGCGCGCCCAGTCATGGAGGCGCGGGCCCTTGGTGCCTGCGCCTGCGGACAGACGCCCCCAGGCCTCTGGAGGCACCTCCTTCACCATGTCGCCCGGCTTCACCTGGTAGAAGCCTCGCCAGACGTGCGTGTTGGAGGCCACCGCCAGCACGTAGGGCTGGTGCAAGTCTTCGAGGAAGCGGCGCAGAGTGCTGTCGCGCCCATAGACTTCGTCCCCGACTACCCAGGCGGGCTTCAGTCCCGCGCCCAGTGCCCGCTGCAGCATGCCTTGCGCCAAGGCCGGTTTGGATTCGAAGCCCACCTCGTCCGGAATCCCTCCCGCCTGGCGGCGGGCAGCGTCCTCCGTCCACGGCTCTGGCAGGTATAGCTCCCGGTCCACCAGTGCATGCCCCAGGGGCGTCACGTACGAGAGGAAGACGCCTACCTGCGCGTTCTCCACCTTGCCCGCCGTGCCCGTGTACTGGCGCGCCACGCCCACGGACTTCTCTCCCTTCTTCAGGAAGCCCGTCTCGTCCACCGCGAGAATGCCGCCTTCGCCCAGCGCCCGGCGTGCGTACTCCAGCACGTCGTCGCGCACCGCATCCGCGCTCCACTTCGCGCGCAGCAGCAGGTGCTGGAAGGCATAGGGCGCTCGATGGCCCGCCTCCTCCGAAAGGCCCCACGCATTCTTGCGCTGTGCCCGCCCCAGCAGGGCCTTCACATACTCGACCGCGGTGGCATGGGCCTCGCGCCTGCGGAAGTGCGGCTGCAGCCAAGAGC
This Myxococcus fulvus DNA region includes the following protein-coding sequences:
- a CDS encoding IS701 family transposase produces the protein MQRPSATEAQAPEVRLVGRLVTELEAIGSWLQPHFRRREAHATAVEYVKALLGRAQRKNAWGLSEEAGHRAPYAFQHLLLRAKWSADAVRDDVLEYARRALGEGGILAVDETGFLKKGEKSVGVARQYTGTAGKVENAQVGVFLSYVTPLGHALVDRELYLPEPWTEDAARRQAGGIPDEVGFESKPALAQGMLQRALGAGLKPAWVVGDEVYGRDSTLRRFLEDLHQPYVLAVASNTHVWRGFYQVKPGDMVKEVPPEAWGRLSAGAGTKGPRLHDWARMRLNRHLGLSRWLLFRRGLADGKVAFYVAHARRNASLESMVRAAGSRWAVEEDFESAKNEVGLADYEVRTWTAWHRHMTLCLVAHVFLAAARVGVVANQQLQEGPPPKALGLPRRRNPMRAFLARRGLH